A single genomic interval of Daucus carota subsp. sativus chromosome 1, DH1 v3.0, whole genome shotgun sequence harbors:
- the LOC108204526 gene encoding uncharacterized protein LOC108204526: MPSGAKKRKIAKKKKSLQASSSNPNSSVQSQGSDDVQHYDDKGSDTGSPASQEHCDSEHPLAEGDHKDVEKRAGGSSDQLAVSEQSSQEVGVGSGDNVATEENIIQIDWELKSEEDYGSRDGSIESKEVHTGGSLSGSSGSSDDSSHSCSDDDSRVENKREVVEAGHAVDALWEAANQVGTTISAEEHSDAVREPACVKIPNKSSMIKEVVQIDKSPIGDYPAKPVDNLLEVQEVGFILEGRENADKNIPSSNNSTGISPVLMDLVLRKDDDKEVIRTEEKPAVPANVSNFVVEGKDAKLRVSVDAPTVHASKDAGHIKASDSPECSESKALVASAPQTMQKTSLKSCCGIFELFTSSDK; encoded by the exons atgCCTTCTGGTGCAAAGAAGAGAAAAATTgctaagaagaagaaaagtctGCAGGCATCATCAAGCAACCCCAACTCTTCAGTTCAATCTCAAG GGAGTGATGATGTGCAACATTACGATGACAAAGGGAGTGATACTGGCTCTCCTGCATCTCAGGAACATTGTGACTCTGAGCATCCACTTGCAGAGGGCGATCACAAAGACGTAGAGAAAAGAGCAGGTGGTTCGTCTGATCAGTTGGCTGTTTCAGAGCAAAGTTCTCAGGAAGTAGGAGTTGGTTCTGGAGATAATGTTGCTAcagaagaaaatattattcagaTTGATTGGGAATTGAAGTCGGAGGAAGACTATGGAAGCAGGGATGGAAGTATTGAATCCAAAGAAGTGCACACTGGGGGGTCATTGTCAGGGAGCTCTGGAAGTAGCGACGATAGTAGCCATAGCTGTTCAGATGATGATTCTCGTGTTGAGAATAAGAGGGAAGTGGTTGAAGCTGGACATGCTGTTGATGCTTTGTGGGAAGCAGCAAACCAAGTTGGTACCACCATTTCAGCTGAAGAACACAGTGATGCAGTACGTGAACCTGCCTGTGTCAAAATTCCAAATAAGTCTTCAATGATAAAAGAGGTAGTTCAAATAGACAAAAGTCCTATTGGTGACTATCCTGCAAAACCTGTGGATAATTTACTAGAAGTTCAAGAAGTGGGTTTTATACTGGAAGGTCGAGAAAATGCTGATAAAAATATACCTAGCTCTAATAACAGTACTGGAATTTCGCCGGTTCTGATGGATTTGGTATTAAGGAAAGATGATGATAAAGAGGTCATAAGGACAGAAGAAAAACCAGCAGTTCCTGCTAATGTGAGTAATTTTGTTGTGGAAGGCAAGGATGCTAAACTGCGGGTATCCGTTGATGCTCCCACTGTCCATGCTAGTAAAGATGCAGGTCACATCAAAGCTTCTGATAGTCCTGAATGTTCGGAGAGCAAG GCTCTTGTAGCCTCAGCTCCACAAACAATGCAAAAAACATCCTTGAAGAGTTGTTGTGGAATCTTTGAGCTATTTACAAGCTCTGATAAATGA